One window of Bacteroides sp. AN502(2024) genomic DNA carries:
- a CDS encoding DUF3575 domain-containing protein — MKQFFLWVFLLCSAGAFSQKVALKNNLAYDALKTPNLSLEFSMGRKWTLDTQVGMNFFFHTQDATSSRYKTKKFSHWLVQPELRYWTCDVFNGWFFGLHVHGGQMNIGGIDIPFVLQKGDGKMKDHRYEGYFWGGGLSAGYQWVLSNRFNIEASLGIGYVHTRYDKYKCTACGKKQGKGDADYIGPTRAAISIIYMLK, encoded by the coding sequence ATGAAACAGTTTTTTCTTTGGGTGTTTTTGCTTTGTTCAGCAGGTGCCTTCTCCCAAAAAGTTGCCTTGAAGAACAACTTGGCTTACGATGCCTTGAAAACCCCCAATCTATCTTTGGAATTCTCCATGGGACGTAAATGGACCCTTGACACTCAAGTGGGTATGAATTTCTTTTTCCACACGCAGGATGCGACTTCTTCTCGGTACAAGACGAAAAAGTTCAGCCACTGGCTGGTACAGCCAGAGCTCCGTTACTGGACATGTGACGTTTTCAACGGTTGGTTCTTCGGATTGCATGTACACGGCGGACAGATGAACATCGGTGGCATTGACATACCCTTCGTCCTTCAGAAAGGGGATGGAAAAATGAAGGACCACCGTTACGAGGGCTATTTCTGGGGAGGCGGATTGAGTGCCGGTTACCAGTGGGTGCTTTCCAACCGTTTCAATATAGAGGCCTCTTTGGGAATAGGTTACGTGCATACCCGTTATGATAAGTATAAGTGCACGGCCTGTGGGAAAAAGCAGGGGAAGGGGGATGCCGACTATATCGGTCCCACCAGAGCGGCAATTTCCATTATTTATATGTTGAAATAG
- a CDS encoding helix-turn-helix domain-containing protein, which produces MELFYLSEHTSCYHYSKCMQEGFRHYKFDKGLNHEEQLVKDCILFVLKGSLQLSCNGFQPTISEGKMVFLCRDSLFSMCALENCEVMTAMFEGGVWSCQKASFSELYHLKGVIEYRMEPLDIRERLSKFLELLAGYLKDGANCIHFHEIKLKELFWNIRFYYSKPELANFFYTIIGQSQDFKNKVLDNYKGCRTVKELASACGLSISTFKRQFNTEFGETPAEWMQKQLLGEIKYKLSVTDLPLGIIANELDFSSLANFSRFCKRCLGYSPKELREQIKSK; this is translated from the coding sequence ATGGAACTATTTTATTTGAGCGAACATACGTCATGCTATCATTATTCGAAATGTATGCAGGAAGGATTCCGGCACTATAAATTTGATAAGGGATTGAATCATGAAGAACAACTGGTAAAGGACTGTATCCTGTTTGTTTTGAAAGGAAGTCTACAGCTCTCCTGTAATGGTTTTCAGCCTACGATATCAGAGGGTAAGATGGTATTTCTATGCCGTGATAGCCTGTTCAGCATGTGTGCGTTGGAAAACTGCGAAGTAATGACCGCCATGTTTGAGGGCGGGGTATGGTCTTGCCAAAAGGCCTCTTTCTCGGAACTATATCATTTAAAAGGTGTCATTGAATACCGTATGGAGCCTCTTGATATAAGAGAGCGTTTATCTAAATTTCTTGAACTTTTGGCCGGTTACTTGAAAGACGGGGCAAATTGCATCCATTTTCATGAGATAAAGCTTAAAGAACTTTTTTGGAATATCCGTTTTTACTATTCCAAGCCGGAACTGGCAAATTTCTTCTACACGATAATCGGGCAATCGCAGGATTTCAAAAATAAAGTTTTGGATAATTATAAAGGATGCAGAACGGTGAAAGAGTTGGCATCAGCCTGTGGACTTTCCATTTCCACATTTAAAAGGCAGTTCAATACAGAGTTTGGGGAAACACCGGCTGAATGGATGCAGAAACAATTATTGGGGGAGATTAAGTATAAACTTTCAGTCACAGACTTACCGTTGGGGATCATTGCCAATGAATTGGATTTTTCGTCCTTGGCGAATTTCTCCAGATTTTGTAAAAGATGTCTGGGATATTCTCCCAAGGAGCTGAGGGAACAGATAAAAAGTAAGTAG
- a CDS encoding tyrosine-type recombinase/integrase: MATVKTVLVKGRSNRSGKFPLVVQVLHKRRKKVVYTGVSIPDNLFDPVRGRVIIGGENTPETVRRINHRCESISRILLKSISIMEKESREYEIEDVFRTYSVLTRETGFYSYFSRKILELRQSGHEGTARAYASSLRSMQRYLGKKDFPFIKLSSRIIADYHGKLLASGICDNTIGFYLHNIKALFRKGCREMGLELPCPFREISIKTEKTLKRSLDTGVIRTLSGMELEKNSPLSLARDIFMFSFYTRGMSFVDIALLKKKNVFPAEICYKRHKTDQLMRVGINREINRILERYKNVPGEYMFPLFTEKEEPYTGYRNAYHKIRYSLRKISRSIGLETPLRLHAARHSWATIAKESGASIHIIGECLGHTSEKTTRIYLKELDHSALDAVNNQVANFIQSQARQ, translated from the coding sequence ATGGCAACAGTTAAAACAGTATTAGTAAAAGGAAGAAGCAACCGGTCCGGCAAATTTCCGTTAGTCGTGCAAGTTCTTCACAAGCGAAGGAAAAAGGTAGTTTATACAGGAGTCAGCATCCCGGACAACTTGTTTGATCCCGTAAGGGGAAGAGTGATCATTGGAGGGGAGAACACTCCGGAAACAGTCCGACGGATCAACCACAGGTGCGAAAGTATCTCAAGGATACTGTTGAAGAGCATTTCAATAATGGAAAAGGAATCTCGGGAATATGAAATAGAGGACGTGTTCAGGACTTACAGCGTGTTAACCCGTGAAACCGGTTTTTATTCCTACTTTTCACGGAAAATTCTGGAGCTTCGTCAAAGCGGTCACGAGGGAACAGCCCGGGCATACGCCTCCAGCCTGCGTTCGATGCAGAGATACCTGGGAAAAAAGGATTTCCCCTTCATCAAGCTATCTTCCCGGATCATAGCCGATTATCACGGGAAACTTCTCGCTTCGGGAATATGCGATAATACCATCGGCTTTTATCTACATAATATCAAGGCCCTTTTCAGGAAGGGATGTCGGGAGATGGGCCTGGAACTCCCCTGTCCATTTCGCGAGATAAGCATCAAGACGGAAAAAACACTCAAACGTTCTCTTGATACGGGTGTGATTAGAACACTCTCCGGCATGGAACTGGAAAAGAACAGTCCGCTGTCCCTTGCCCGAGACATTTTCATGTTCAGTTTTTACACGCGTGGAATGTCGTTCGTCGATATCGCATTGCTGAAAAAAAAGAATGTCTTTCCTGCTGAAATCTGTTACAAACGCCACAAGACCGATCAATTGATGCGGGTGGGCATAAACAGGGAGATCAATCGTATCTTGGAAAGGTACAAGAATGTACCGGGGGAGTACATGTTCCCGTTGTTCACGGAAAAAGAGGAACCGTACACCGGTTACAGAAACGCCTATCATAAGATTCGTTACTCTTTGAGAAAGATTTCCCGGTCTATCGGTCTGGAGACCCCGCTGAGACTCCACGCAGCGCGCCATTCATGGGCCACGATAGCCAAGGAAAGCGGAGCTTCGATCCATATTATCGGTGAATGTCTGGGCCATACATCGGAAAAAACGACCAGAATCTATCTGAAGGAGCTGGATCATTCCGCATTGGATGCGGTCAATAATCAAGTGGCAAATTTCATTCAGTCCCAAGCCAGACAGTGA
- a CDS encoding YitT family protein, with protein sequence MKERILSFCWQHLLLLFSLFIMTVGVAVCVRSMLGSSVISVLPYVFETAGKQAMVPALTIGQYTYIMNGVLVLGQILVLRRQFEWVQLFQLLIGFFFGTLIDVNMQLTSWLVPVGFWQQAAAQVAGCVILGIGIALEVCCGSVTMPGEGFPVAISRVTGIDFPKVKIAVDITLVALGVLSCYVFFGVWQWHIIGIGTLFAMFFVGTVVRVVSRHLGWFKQLLAYRPGFRRYIYGLARYIYNRKGEE encoded by the coding sequence ATGAAAGAACGAATCCTCTCATTTTGCTGGCAGCATTTGTTGCTGCTTTTTTCATTGTTCATCATGACCGTCGGCGTGGCGGTATGCGTGCGTTCCATGCTGGGGTCGAGTGTCATCAGCGTGTTGCCCTACGTATTCGAAACGGCAGGCAAGCAGGCGATGGTGCCTGCACTGACCATCGGGCAATACACCTACATCATGAATGGCGTGCTGGTATTGGGACAGATACTGGTGTTGCGGCGGCAGTTCGAATGGGTGCAGCTGTTCCAGTTGCTGATAGGTTTCTTTTTCGGAACGCTTATCGACGTGAACATGCAGCTCACCTCGTGGCTTGTGCCCGTCGGGTTCTGGCAGCAGGCGGCGGCACAGGTGGCAGGTTGCGTCATCTTAGGGATAGGCATCGCGCTCGAAGTGTGTTGCGGCAGCGTGACCATGCCCGGCGAAGGCTTTCCCGTAGCTATCAGCCGGGTAACGGGCATCGACTTCCCGAAAGTAAAGATTGCAGTCGATATTACGCTGGTGGCGTTGGGCGTGCTGTCGTGCTACGTTTTCTTCGGTGTCTGGCAGTGGCACATCATAGGCATCGGCACATTGTTCGCCATGTTCTTTGTGGGGACGGTGGTGCGTGTCGTGAGCCGGCATCTCGGATGGTTCAAGCAGCTGCTGGCATACCGCCCGGGCTTCCGCAGGTATATCTACGGTCTGGCACGGTATATTTACAATCGGAAGGGGGAAGAGTGA
- a CDS encoding TonB-dependent receptor — protein MTFHAYLQYACLPVACLCIVSSPLEAQVQETRPPIGTRDTLLVIDRESGLPIEGAYILTGERLLVSSPRGTIVLGHGTCFMDTVLVQCLGYSSRRVLWDEAFKESSTYTVRLSPDIQKLGEVVVTGERSEASPNAVSRRLSSPEISNALGTSLTTLLERVSGVSSISTGTTVSKPVIQGMYGNRILIIHNGARQTGQQWGADHAPELDMNGSTSVSVIKGSDAVRYGSDALGGIIVMEQSPLPFRQRALQGSISTLYGSNGRRYVATGQLEGAFSGNLAWRVQGTWSNSGDRSTAHYLLNNTGTREYHTSASLGYDHGRLRVEGLYSRFHTRTGVMLSAQMGSEELLAERIRLGRPLHTDPFSRDIRPPSQTVTHQSAVGRIRFGMKNGGNIHWQSTWQKDDRQENRVRRLDSNVPAVSLHLNSFQHLLRWKRDYHSWQIEAGGQVMFIENHSRAGTGFVPVIPNYTETQAGIYGIGKYHQAKGGVEAGLRLDMQETRASGYDWTGSPYGGTRTFNNVSYSLGGHYQLSRCWRLTSNFGLAWRAPHVYELYSNGNELGSGMFVRGDSTMHSERSYKWISSLRYGNGVFSVHLDGYLQWVDRYIYDGPEKETVTVISGAYPVFRYRQTPAFFRGIDLDLRFTPNGSWDYRAITSLIRANERTKGNYLPYIPSFRFSHELAWSYQTKSRSKLRLNIRHRFVAKQRRFDPDTDLIPYTPPAYHLLGFDAGLELPVKRGHPIRFMLSADNLLNREYKEYTNRSRYYAHDMGRDVRCGINWTF, from the coding sequence ATGACATTTCATGCATATTTACAGTATGCGTGCCTACCGGTTGCCTGCCTCTGTATCGTCTCTTCCCCCCTGGAAGCACAGGTACAGGAGACTCGCCCACCGATAGGTACACGCGATACCTTGCTGGTCATTGACCGGGAAAGCGGGCTTCCCATTGAGGGAGCCTATATCCTGACCGGGGAACGATTACTTGTCAGTTCCCCTCGTGGAACGATTGTTCTCGGTCATGGCACGTGTTTCATGGATACGGTCCTCGTGCAGTGCCTGGGTTACAGCTCCCGGCGTGTGCTTTGGGACGAAGCATTCAAAGAAAGCAGCACATATACCGTACGCCTCTCACCGGATATACAAAAACTCGGGGAAGTGGTCGTTACCGGTGAACGCAGCGAGGCGTCACCCAACGCCGTGAGCAGGCGCCTTTCATCCCCTGAGATCAGCAACGCGCTGGGCACCTCGCTGACCACCCTGCTCGAGCGCGTCAGCGGGGTGAGTTCCATCAGCACGGGAACCACCGTATCCAAACCCGTCATCCAGGGAATGTACGGGAACCGGATACTGATCATCCATAACGGTGCCCGTCAGACGGGGCAGCAATGGGGTGCCGACCATGCCCCCGAGTTGGACATGAACGGCAGCACCTCCGTTTCGGTAATCAAAGGCTCCGATGCGGTAAGATACGGCTCGGATGCCCTGGGAGGCATCATCGTCATGGAGCAATCCCCCCTTCCTTTCAGACAACGGGCGCTGCAAGGGAGCATCTCCACGCTTTACGGAAGCAACGGGCGGCGTTACGTGGCGACCGGACAACTTGAAGGTGCTTTCTCCGGCAATCTTGCTTGGCGCGTGCAGGGCACCTGGTCGAATTCCGGAGACCGTTCCACCGCGCACTATCTTCTGAACAACACCGGGACCAGGGAATATCACACCTCCGCCTCTCTGGGTTACGACCACGGGCGCTTGAGAGTGGAAGGTCTCTACAGTCGCTTCCACACCCGGACAGGAGTGATGCTCAGCGCTCAGATGGGTAGCGAGGAGCTGCTGGCAGAACGTATCCGGCTGGGTCGTCCCCTGCACACGGATCCCTTCTCCCGAGATATCCGGCCTCCCAGCCAGACGGTCACCCATCAGAGCGCTGTCGGCAGGATACGGTTCGGAATGAAGAACGGAGGAAACATTCACTGGCAAAGTACGTGGCAGAAGGACGACCGGCAGGAGAACCGTGTCCGGCGGCTGGACTCCAATGTTCCGGCGGTTTCCCTGCACTTGAATTCCTTCCAGCATCTCCTGCGCTGGAAACGGGATTACCACTCCTGGCAGATCGAGGCGGGAGGCCAGGTCATGTTCATCGAGAACCACAGTCGCGCGGGTACCGGATTCGTACCTGTCATCCCGAACTACACGGAGACACAGGCAGGGATCTACGGAATCGGGAAGTATCATCAGGCCAAGGGAGGGGTTGAAGCGGGGCTCCGGCTGGATATGCAGGAAACCCGTGCCAGTGGGTATGACTGGACGGGAAGTCCCTACGGCGGGACCAGAACGTTCAACAACGTCTCCTACAGTCTGGGGGGGCACTATCAACTTTCCCGGTGCTGGAGGCTCACCTCCAACTTCGGGCTGGCCTGGCGGGCACCGCACGTGTACGAGCTGTACAGTAACGGAAACGAGCTCGGGTCGGGGATGTTTGTCAGAGGGGATTCTACGATGCACTCGGAAAGAAGCTACAAATGGATATCTTCCCTCCGTTACGGCAACGGAGTGTTCAGCGTCCACCTGGACGGTTATCTGCAATGGGTGGACCGCTACATCTATGACGGTCCGGAGAAGGAGACCGTCACCGTGATTTCGGGAGCATATCCGGTCTTCCGGTACAGGCAGACCCCGGCTTTCTTTCGCGGCATAGACCTTGACCTGCGTTTCACTCCGAACGGCTCATGGGACTACCGTGCCATCACCTCCCTCATACGGGCCAACGAACGGACGAAGGGGAACTACCTTCCCTATATCCCCTCCTTCCGTTTCAGCCACGAACTTGCGTGGAGCTACCAGACAAAATCGCGTTCGAAGCTACGTCTGAACATCAGGCACCGCTTCGTGGCGAAACAGAGACGGTTCGACCCGGACACGGATCTTATCCCCTACACTCCCCCGGCGTACCATCTCCTGGGGTTCGACGCCGGTCTTGAACTTCCCGTGAAACGGGGACACCCCATCCGGTTCATGCTGTCGGCCGACAACCTCCTGAACCGAGAGTACAAGGAATACACCAACCGTTCGCGTTACTATGCACATGACATGGGGCGTGACGTGCGTTGCGGAATAAACTGGACTTTTTAA
- a CDS encoding RagB/SusD family nutrient uptake outer membrane protein — protein MKIKTIASTVVALSFSLISCNDFLTEDPRGKLTPETFFSTQDELNMSVYALYQKVNASQIYTNMQLPQWQGDDITTNPGSNKQPAAEMDKFAAVNNNKGVKDAWNMHYAIVKAANLIILGASKTPTTQDEINIALGQAKFWRAYAYFTLVRLWGPLPMNLDNVNDDYTKPLTPVEEVYGYIVQDLTEAEAVLPTRYSGSPRFLNGVNVYVTRQAVKSTLAAVYMAMAGWPMNKTEYYAKAAEKAKEVIEGVNKGEYEYELDEEYKNVYAMSNNYNNETVLGINYSPFVDWAQDSELTSCNQFESLGGWGDAWGEIRFWKEFPDGPRKDATYDPKIRLKNGTLVDWWKLKEDGTPVVPERHPMFSIFSVNWDPVSKVNVNAPYDYKLPASQNLCNDHRHRIIRYSEVLLWYAEAKARTGQTDELAFKCLNDVRQRAGLEPLNGLSADDLAEAAYKEHGWEVAGYWVALVTRRADQFRMNRLKDTFEERAKNMDVEVAEGIKVRESVEYTNKVWNDNLMYLPYPDMDSQRNPNLTR, from the coding sequence ATGAAAATAAAAACAATAGCAAGTACTGTGGTTGCTCTGTCATTCTCACTGATATCATGCAATGATTTTTTAACAGAAGATCCCAGAGGCAAACTCACCCCGGAAACCTTCTTCTCCACTCAGGATGAGCTAAACATGAGTGTATATGCACTTTATCAGAAGGTTAATGCTTCCCAGATATATACAAATATGCAATTACCCCAATGGCAGGGAGATGATATTACGACCAATCCTGGCAGTAACAAGCAGCCTGCAGCAGAAATGGACAAGTTTGCCGCTGTTAACAATAACAAGGGAGTGAAAGATGCGTGGAACATGCATTATGCCATTGTAAAGGCAGCCAATTTGATCATACTGGGAGCGTCTAAAACACCGACCACTCAGGATGAGATAAATATCGCCCTCGGGCAGGCTAAATTCTGGAGAGCATACGCTTATTTTACTCTGGTGCGACTTTGGGGACCGCTGCCGATGAATCTGGACAATGTCAACGATGATTATACCAAACCCCTAACCCCGGTAGAGGAAGTATACGGTTATATTGTACAGGACCTGACCGAAGCTGAGGCCGTATTACCTACGAGATACAGCGGTAGCCCCCGCTTTCTGAACGGAGTGAATGTATACGTAACCCGTCAGGCGGTAAAATCTACTTTGGCGGCAGTGTATATGGCTATGGCCGGTTGGCCGATGAATAAAACGGAATATTATGCAAAGGCGGCCGAAAAGGCGAAGGAGGTCATTGAGGGTGTAAACAAGGGTGAATACGAATACGAACTCGATGAAGAGTATAAAAATGTGTATGCGATGAGTAATAACTATAATAATGAAACGGTGCTCGGCATAAACTATTCACCATTCGTGGATTGGGCTCAGGATTCTGAGCTTACTTCTTGTAACCAATTTGAATCGTTAGGTGGCTGGGGAGACGCTTGGGGGGAAATTCGTTTCTGGAAAGAGTTTCCTGACGGTCCGAGAAAGGATGCGACTTATGATCCCAAGATTCGCCTGAAAAACGGAACCTTGGTTGACTGGTGGAAGTTAAAAGAGGACGGTACACCTGTCGTTCCGGAACGCCACCCGATGTTCAGTATATTCTCTGTCAACTGGGACCCTGTTTCCAAAGTGAATGTCAATGCTCCATATGATTATAAACTACCGGCCAGCCAGAACTTGTGCAATGATCATCGGCATAGAATCATACGTTATTCGGAAGTTTTGTTGTGGTATGCGGAGGCTAAGGCCAGGACCGGGCAAACCGATGAGCTGGCATTCAAGTGTCTGAATGATGTCCGCCAACGTGCCGGATTGGAACCGCTGAACGGACTTTCAGCAGATGATCTTGCCGAAGCGGCTTATAAAGAACATGGGTGGGAAGTGGCAGGCTATTGGGTAGCCCTTGTAACACGACGTGCAGATCAGTTCCGAATGAACAGGCTGAAAGACACCTTTGAGGAAAGAGCCAAGAATATGGATGTTGAAGTCGCCGAAGGGATTAAGGTAAGGGAATCAGTAGAATATACGAACAAAGTATGGAATGACAATCTGATGTATCTTCCATATCCTGATATGGACTCCCAGAGAAATCCGAATCTGACGAGATAA
- a CDS encoding SusC/RagA family TonB-linked outer membrane protein — protein sequence MNTRQKTARVILSLSLLCGIQAHAFHDYPSLKEEIIQQSDICQGVVKDANGESIIGASVLVKGTTNGSITGLDGDFSLKNVKKGDIIIVSYVGYQTREIPWTGGPLNVVLKEDAEILDEVVVIGYGTVKKADMAGSVAVLDNKNFKDQPITRVTDALQGRVSGVHVENSGVPGGSVKIRVRGANSISKSNDPLYVVDGIVRESGLDGINPEDIRSMQVLKDASSTAIYGSRGSNGVVLITTKSGKAGVREIMFDASVGISNVYKRYDILEAYDYALALKEVKGIDFSDDELRSYQNGSAGIDWQDEIFRTGVTQNYKLAVSNGSEKTQYYISANYMSQEGVVIESKNERYSAKMNLSSQLADWLHITADINASHGIRHGSSFASNKDNPIWIALNYSPTMTMRSENGNYNTDIYNSIASNPVGILKLQSGETMTNVFNGRVDLRFNIIKGLTFTTTNGVDYYDGKSYSFSSKRVGTKSGMGNNDTYRLMLQSSNNLTYTDSWNDHHLTATAVYEVASSETRTIGITGNNLLTEGVGWWNIGMASSRDGSNSYSQWALMSGVARIMYNYKERYMLTGTFRADGSSRFAKKKWGYFPSIAAAWTLSNEDFMKDISTIQDIKLRASYGIVGSQAISPYATMGLMSATAYNFGTNSNFTGYWANDIATPDLTWEKTKQFDLGLEFSLFDRRLNFSVDYFYKLTTDALLKRSIPGYVGGNSFWVNDGEISNRGVDLSVTARIIQNDRFQWTSTLNGTYLKNRVERLSGGENDFINGSSPAAGMVDYATIIKPGEAIGTFWGYEWTGLDEKGHDTYKDVDNNSIIDGGDRKVIGKANPDFTLGWNNSLSYKNWDLNLFFSGSFGAKRLNLVRYTMASAEGNSRFVTLADAYLNGFDKIGSSAIYPSLTKGGNNLQPVSTKWLENANFLRLENISLSYTFPKKTTGFADLRLTFGCQNLFTISGYKGMDPTGSTFSNSSVDVDAGIDMGAYPSPRTFTFGLRMNF from the coding sequence ATGAATACACGTCAAAAAACAGCGAGGGTAATTCTATCACTTTCGCTTTTATGTGGAATACAGGCTCATGCGTTCCATGATTATCCTTCTCTAAAGGAGGAAATAATACAACAGAGTGATATTTGTCAAGGAGTTGTCAAAGATGCCAATGGTGAAAGCATTATCGGTGCATCGGTGCTCGTCAAAGGGACGACGAACGGCAGTATCACAGGACTTGACGGCGATTTTTCCCTGAAGAATGTAAAAAAGGGCGATATCATTATTGTCTCTTATGTCGGCTACCAGACTCGTGAAATTCCTTGGACAGGAGGTCCTTTGAATGTAGTATTAAAGGAAGATGCCGAAATACTTGATGAAGTGGTTGTAATTGGTTATGGTACTGTAAAAAAGGCAGATATGGCGGGATCGGTGGCTGTACTAGACAACAAAAATTTCAAGGACCAGCCGATAACTCGGGTTACCGATGCCCTTCAGGGACGTGTCAGTGGCGTCCATGTTGAGAATAGCGGTGTTCCGGGAGGAAGTGTGAAAATCCGCGTACGCGGTGCCAACTCTATCAGCAAAAGTAACGACCCTTTGTATGTGGTAGATGGCATTGTCCGGGAAAGTGGTTTGGATGGTATCAATCCTGAGGACATCCGTTCGATGCAGGTTCTCAAGGATGCTTCTTCTACTGCCATATATGGTTCCAGAGGATCGAATGGAGTTGTTCTGATCACGACTAAGAGTGGCAAGGCCGGTGTGCGTGAAATCATGTTTGATGCATCAGTGGGGATTTCCAATGTATACAAAAGATACGATATCCTTGAGGCATACGATTACGCCCTGGCATTGAAGGAGGTCAAGGGCATTGATTTTTCAGATGATGAATTGCGTTCTTACCAGAATGGCTCAGCCGGTATCGACTGGCAGGATGAGATCTTCCGCACGGGGGTTACCCAGAATTACAAATTGGCCGTATCGAATGGTAGTGAGAAGACGCAATATTATATTTCTGCCAACTATATGAGTCAGGAGGGGGTGGTCATTGAATCGAAGAACGAGCGTTACTCAGCAAAGATGAATCTCTCCTCACAGCTTGCCGACTGGCTGCATATCACGGCGGACATCAATGCCTCTCACGGTATCCGTCATGGCAGTTCCTTCGCATCGAATAAGGATAATCCAATATGGATCGCTTTAAACTATTCACCGACAATGACGATGAGATCCGAGAATGGGAATTATAATACTGATATTTATAATTCCATAGCCTCCAACCCGGTCGGCATCCTAAAATTGCAGTCGGGAGAGACAATGACCAACGTTTTCAATGGGCGTGTGGATTTACGCTTCAATATAATAAAAGGCCTGACATTCACCACAACCAATGGGGTGGACTATTATGACGGGAAAAGTTATAGTTTCAGTTCCAAAAGAGTAGGAACCAAGAGTGGCATGGGTAATAATGACACTTACCGCCTGATGCTGCAAAGCTCCAACAATCTGACATATACAGATTCTTGGAATGACCACCATCTGACAGCCACAGCTGTATATGAGGTGGCTTCTTCTGAAACCAGAACAATCGGTATAACGGGGAACAATCTACTGACCGAAGGTGTGGGCTGGTGGAATATAGGCATGGCCTCCTCCCGTGATGGAAGCAACAGTTACAGCCAATGGGCGCTGATGTCGGGAGTTGCCCGTATCATGTACAATTACAAGGAGCGTTATATGCTTACCGGCACTTTCCGTGCCGATGGTTCTTCTCGCTTCGCCAAGAAAAAATGGGGATATTTCCCCTCCATTGCCGCAGCCTGGACGTTGAGCAATGAGGATTTCATGAAGGATATTTCCACGATTCAGGACATTAAACTTCGCGCCAGTTATGGTATTGTGGGTAGTCAGGCCATCAGTCCCTACGCAACCATGGGCCTTATGAGTGCTACTGCATACAATTTTGGGACTAACAGTAATTTTACCGGTTATTGGGCAAATGACATAGCGACTCCTGATCTCACGTGGGAGAAGACCAAACAATTCGACCTAGGTCTGGAGTTCTCCCTATTCGACAGGAGACTGAATTTCAGCGTGGACTATTTCTACAAGCTCACTACTGACGCGCTGCTTAAAAGAAGTATTCCCGGATATGTCGGCGGTAACTCTTTTTGGGTGAATGACGGTGAGATCAGTAATCGTGGTGTCGATTTGAGTGTGACCGCCCGGATAATTCAGAATGACCGATTCCAATGGACCTCCACCTTGAACGGTACTTATTTGAAGAACCGTGTGGAACGCCTTTCCGGTGGTGAGAATGACTTCATCAACGGCTCCAGTCCGGCTGCCGGTATGGTTGATTATGCCACCATTATCAAGCCGGGTGAGGCTATTGGTACTTTTTGGGGCTATGAATGGACCGGTCTGGATGAAAAAGGACATGATACCTACAAGGACGTAGACAACAATAGTATAATAGACGGTGGCGACCGGAAAGTTATCGGAAAGGCTAATCCTGATTTCACCTTGGGATGGAATAACTCCCTGTCTTATAAAAACTGGGATCTGAACCTGTTCTTCAGCGGTTCTTTTGGAGCCAAACGTTTGAATCTTGTAAGGTACACGATGGCTTCGGCCGAAGGGAATTCCCGTTTCGTAACTCTAGCAGATGCTTATCTGAATGGATTTGACAAGATAGGTTCTTCGGCAATATATCCGAGTCTGACTAAAGGTGGGAATAATCTACAGCCGGTTTCAACCAAATGGTTGGAGAACGCAAATTTCCTTCGTCTGGAGAATATCAGTCTTTCATACACTTTCCCCAAAAAGACAACGGGATTCGCTGATTTACGGCTTACTTTCGGCTGTCAGAACCTTTTTACAATAAGCGGGTATAAGGGAATGGATCCAACCGGCAGTACCTTCTCGAACAGCAGCGTAGACGTGGACGCGGGTATTGACATGGGTGCCTATCCCTCCCCGAGAACATTCACATTCGGTCTCCGAATGAATTTTTAA